The proteins below come from a single Microbacterium sp. SLBN-154 genomic window:
- a CDS encoding response regulator, translated as MIRVLLVDDHAVMRAGFRMILESEDDIAVVAEAANGSEAVAAASVHSPDVICMDVQMPGMDGITATRTLVEAGSEAALLIVTTFDRDDYLFEALSAGASGFLLKNAGPEELVHAVRVAAAGDALLAPEVTRRVIQRFAGGGADSALNAAPRPAPPTSVEEDRPSGGAFASDRPRLDRISSSGPTAAAPEAAPAAPVVELTDRETEVLRLVAQALSNAEIAERLFIGEATVKTHVSNVLQKLGARDRVAAVVYAHRHGLT; from the coding sequence ATGATCCGCGTCCTCCTCGTCGACGACCATGCCGTCATGCGGGCGGGCTTTCGCATGATCCTCGAATCCGAGGATGACATCGCGGTGGTCGCAGAGGCGGCGAACGGCTCCGAGGCGGTCGCCGCGGCATCCGTCCATTCTCCCGACGTGATCTGCATGGACGTGCAGATGCCCGGGATGGACGGGATCACCGCGACCCGCACCCTCGTCGAGGCGGGATCGGAGGCCGCCCTCCTCATCGTGACCACCTTCGACCGCGACGACTACCTCTTCGAGGCGCTGTCGGCGGGGGCCAGCGGATTCCTGCTGAAGAACGCCGGGCCCGAGGAGCTCGTCCACGCGGTGCGGGTCGCCGCCGCGGGCGACGCGCTGCTCGCCCCCGAGGTCACGCGCCGGGTGATCCAGCGGTTCGCGGGCGGTGGCGCGGACTCGGCCCTGAACGCGGCGCCGCGCCCGGCCCCGCCCACCTCGGTCGAGGAGGATCGGCCGAGCGGCGGAGCTTTCGCGTCGGATCGTCCGCGTCTGGACCGAATCTCCTCGTCCGGGCCGACGGCGGCGGCGCCCGAGGCCGCGCCCGCCGCACCCGTCGTCGAGCTCACCGATCGCGAGACCGAGGTGCTGCGCCTCGTCGCGCAGGCGCTCAGCAACGCCGAGATCGCCGAGCGGCTCTTCATCGGCGAGGCCACGGTGAAGACCCACGTCTCCAACGTGCTGCAGAAGCTCGGCGCCCGCGACCGGGTCGCCGCGGTGGTCTACGCTCACCGGCACGGCCTCACCTGA
- a CDS encoding ABC transporter ATP-binding protein has product MLELRGITKAYGGRRALDDVSFDVRPGRLTGFVGGNGAGKTTTMRIVLGVLGKDAGTVALDGSPVTPADRRRFGYMPEERGLYPKMKVLEHIVYLARLHGFSKADATARATALLEELGLGERLEDNVETLSLGNQQRAQIAAALVHQPEVLILDEPFSGLDPLAVDVVAGVLQQRAAAGASVLFSSHQLDVVERLCDDLVIIAGGRVRASGARDALRAEHSAHRYELVSAGDAGWLRDEPGVSVIDFDGGYAVFDVDSEDAAQRVLRRAVAQGDVASFAPQHPTLAQIFKEVIQ; this is encoded by the coding sequence ATGCTGGAACTGAGAGGCATCACCAAGGCGTACGGCGGTCGCCGCGCGCTCGACGACGTGTCGTTCGACGTGCGCCCCGGGCGCCTGACAGGCTTCGTCGGCGGCAACGGCGCCGGCAAGACCACGACGATGCGCATCGTCCTCGGGGTCCTGGGCAAAGACGCCGGCACCGTCGCGCTCGACGGATCGCCCGTCACCCCCGCCGACCGCCGCCGCTTCGGGTACATGCCCGAGGAGCGGGGGCTGTACCCGAAGATGAAGGTGCTCGAGCACATCGTCTATCTCGCGCGCCTCCACGGATTCTCCAAGGCCGACGCCACCGCCCGCGCCACCGCCCTGCTCGAGGAGCTGGGCCTCGGCGAGCGCCTGGAGGACAACGTCGAAACGCTCTCGCTCGGAAACCAGCAGCGCGCCCAGATCGCCGCTGCCCTGGTGCACCAGCCCGAGGTGCTGATCCTCGACGAGCCGTTCTCGGGCCTGGACCCCCTCGCCGTCGACGTGGTCGCGGGCGTGCTGCAGCAGCGGGCCGCCGCCGGGGCATCCGTCCTCTTCTCCTCGCACCAGCTCGACGTCGTCGAGCGCCTGTGCGACGACCTCGTCATCATCGCCGGGGGCCGCGTCCGCGCCTCCGGCGCCCGCGACGCCCTGCGCGCGGAGCATTCGGCTCACCGGTACGAGCTCGTGTCGGCCGGCGACGCCGGGTGGCTGCGGGACGAGCCCGGCGTGAGCGTCATCGACTTCGACGGCGGGTACGCCGTGTTCGACGTCGACTCCGAGGACGCCGCGCAGCGGGTGCTCCGCCGCGCAGTGGCCCAGGGGGACGTCGCGAGCTTCGCCCCGCAGCATCCCACCCTCGCCCAGATCTTCAAGGAGGTCATCCAGTGA
- a CDS encoding winged helix-turn-helix domain-containing protein, with protein MRALSSPLRLRVLRLCAFEARTNKELAELLGVNPGTMLHHVRTLVNTGYLAAEAERAGAQGAREVPYRATGLSWRTSMPGGSHVLVETFLQQIEGVADDDLDTTWLGLKLNDAHREELQERLYALVNEFKERGPDPDGETYSLFTVLHPDKNPPAAHS; from the coding sequence ATGCGTGCGCTCAGCTCACCCCTGCGACTCCGGGTGCTGCGACTGTGCGCCTTCGAGGCGCGGACGAACAAGGAGCTGGCGGAGCTGCTGGGTGTGAACCCCGGGACGATGCTGCACCACGTCCGGACCCTGGTGAACACCGGGTATCTCGCCGCCGAGGCGGAGCGCGCAGGTGCCCAGGGTGCGCGCGAGGTGCCCTACCGGGCGACCGGCCTGTCATGGCGGACTTCGATGCCGGGCGGTTCGCACGTCCTGGTCGAGACGTTCCTGCAGCAGATCGAGGGGGTCGCCGACGACGACCTCGACACGACGTGGCTGGGGCTGAAGCTCAACGACGCGCACAGGGAAGAGCTGCAGGAGCGGCTCTACGCGCTGGTGAACGAGTTCAAGGAGCGCGGACCCGACCCCGACGGCGAGACCTACTCGCTCTTCACGGTCCTGCACCCCGACAAGAACCCGCCCGCCGCGCACTCGTGA
- a CDS encoding glycosyltransferase yields the protein MKLLLLTAGSRGDVEPFAALARRARERGHEVTLAIPDNSGVDLDGLQTASLGADFQAMIAAQGTSIRQAMRNFSSVVRPTMRAVIVGSAQIGLTHGADAVIAHPKVLSAPLIAARLGAKLFAVETVPTTVPTRDFPAAGTVSFDLGPLNRLTYRAGGAAASMFRRELREAARVLGDPRPRAPRATFLPISPRILSRPRDWLPTAHLTGAWTGRSDGRSDAAVAAFLARGPSVSVGFGSMAQGDPLARGAAFVAAARERGRQTLVLRGWGGADVPSELRGDDVLVIDGAPHDEVFPLVEVAVHHGGAGTAQAAVRAGTPSVIVPFLADQPFWARTLQARGLAAAPLSRRRVTARHAGDAIDEALRCRPRAAELGPLVAAEDGTGRALELIEEA from the coding sequence GTGAAGCTCCTCCTGCTCACAGCGGGGTCGCGCGGAGACGTCGAGCCCTTCGCCGCACTGGCTCGCCGAGCTCGGGAGCGCGGCCACGAGGTCACTCTCGCGATCCCGGACAACTCCGGTGTCGACCTCGACGGGCTTCAGACGGCCTCGCTGGGAGCGGACTTCCAGGCGATGATCGCCGCGCAGGGAACATCCATCCGCCAGGCCATGCGGAACTTCTCCTCGGTCGTCCGCCCGACCATGCGGGCGGTGATCGTCGGGTCGGCACAGATCGGGCTCACCCACGGAGCCGACGCGGTCATCGCCCACCCGAAGGTGCTCTCGGCTCCCCTCATCGCGGCGCGCCTCGGGGCGAAGCTGTTCGCCGTCGAAACCGTGCCCACCACCGTTCCCACCCGCGACTTCCCGGCCGCGGGAACGGTGTCGTTCGACCTCGGTCCCCTCAACCGCCTCACCTACCGCGCGGGCGGGGCCGCGGCGTCGATGTTCCGGCGAGAGCTGCGCGAGGCGGCGCGGGTGCTCGGCGATCCCCGGCCACGCGCGCCGCGAGCCACGTTTCTTCCGATCAGCCCCCGGATCCTCTCGCGCCCGAGAGACTGGCTGCCGACAGCTCACCTCACCGGGGCCTGGACCGGCCGATCCGACGGGCGATCGGATGCCGCGGTGGCGGCCTTCCTCGCCCGCGGGCCCTCGGTGTCGGTCGGCTTCGGGTCGATGGCACAGGGCGATCCGCTCGCGCGGGGTGCGGCGTTCGTCGCAGCGGCGCGCGAGCGCGGACGGCAGACCCTGGTGCTCCGCGGCTGGGGCGGCGCCGACGTGCCGTCCGAGCTCCGGGGCGACGACGTGCTGGTGATCGACGGCGCTCCGCACGACGAGGTGTTCCCCCTCGTCGAGGTGGCGGTTCATCACGGTGGTGCCGGGACTGCCCAGGCCGCCGTGCGCGCCGGCACGCCGTCGGTGATCGTGCCGTTCCTGGCGGATCAACCCTTCTGGGCCCGGACGCTGCAGGCTCGCGGCCTCGCTGCCGCCCCGCTCTCCCGGCGCCGGGTGACAGCGCGGCACGCGGGTGACGCCATCGACGAGGCCCTCCGGTGCCGGCCGCGCGCGGCCGAACTCGGCCCCCTCGTCGCCGCGGAGGACGGCACCGGCCGCGCTCTCGAGCTGATCGAGGAGGCGTAG
- a CDS encoding ABC transporter permease gives MSTSTLPSAPSTAQSVWLVAEREIGSKLRSKAFVISTAILVLGALALVIWGGFSAQNTSGTPVAVTSNAVQYVDGVDGLEVTDVSDRAQAEDLVAAGEVDAAVVGDSSSPLGFVIIADSSPPTDLMLTLAQVPPVELLNPDETNPLLRYFVALGFGIVFLLAASLFGGTIAQSVVEEKQTRVVELLISAVPTRALLAGKVIGNTVLAVGQILVLAAVAVVGLTVTDQTALLQGLGAPIAWFAVFFLFGFVLLAALFAAAAAMVSRQEDIGSTTTPLTMLIMAPYFLVIFFNDNSLVLTIMSYVPFSAPVGMPMRLFLGEAQWWEPLVSLAILAATCVGAILVGAKIYENSLLRMGARVKLREALAA, from the coding sequence GTGAGCACGTCCACCCTTCCCAGCGCGCCCAGCACGGCGCAGAGCGTCTGGCTCGTCGCCGAGCGCGAGATCGGGTCGAAGCTGCGCAGCAAGGCCTTCGTCATCTCCACCGCCATCCTCGTCCTCGGTGCGCTCGCCCTGGTGATCTGGGGCGGCTTCAGCGCCCAGAACACCTCGGGAACGCCGGTCGCGGTCACCAGCAACGCGGTGCAGTACGTCGACGGGGTCGATGGGCTCGAGGTCACCGACGTCAGCGACCGGGCGCAGGCCGAGGATCTCGTCGCCGCGGGTGAGGTCGACGCCGCGGTCGTGGGCGACTCGTCGTCGCCGCTCGGCTTCGTCATCATCGCCGACTCGAGCCCGCCCACCGACCTCATGCTCACCCTGGCGCAGGTGCCGCCCGTGGAGTTGTTGAACCCGGATGAGACCAACCCGCTGCTCCGCTACTTCGTCGCCCTCGGCTTCGGCATCGTGTTCCTCCTCGCCGCGTCTCTCTTCGGCGGCACCATCGCCCAGAGCGTGGTCGAGGAGAAGCAGACCCGCGTGGTCGAGCTGCTCATCTCGGCGGTGCCCACCCGTGCGCTGCTGGCCGGAAAGGTCATCGGCAACACCGTGCTCGCGGTGGGGCAGATCCTGGTGCTCGCCGCCGTCGCCGTCGTGGGACTCACCGTCACCGACCAGACCGCGTTGCTGCAGGGCCTCGGGGCGCCGATCGCCTGGTTCGCCGTGTTCTTCCTCTTCGGTTTCGTGCTGCTGGCCGCACTGTTCGCCGCGGCGGCGGCGATGGTGTCGCGGCAGGAGGACATCGGGTCGACCACGACGCCGTTGACCATGCTGATCATGGCGCCGTACTTCCTGGTCATCTTCTTCAACGACAACTCGCTGGTGCTGACGATCATGTCCTACGTGCCGTTCTCGGCACCCGTGGGCATGCCGATGCGACTCTTCCTCGGCGAGGCGCAGTGGTGGGAGCCGCTGGTGTCGCTCGCGATCCTCGCCGCGACCTGCGTCGGCGCGATCCTCGTCGGCGCGAAGATCTACGAGAACTCGCTCTTGCGCATGGGGGCACGCGTCAAGCTGCGGGAGGCGCTGGCCGCCTGA
- a CDS encoding NADPH-dependent FMN reductase has protein sequence MSNRTIGYIVGSISSTSINRRLAEALARLAPEGTTLVEIPIKDLPFYSPDHDADYPEVARDFKQALADVDGVIIVTPEYSRSIPGVLKNALDWAARPWGQNSFDGKPTAVIGTSQGGIATAAGQQHLKAILSHFNAPSLGQPEGYIQTTPGLFTDSGEVTNDETAAFLVGYLEAFNALVDRYAHELVSA, from the coding sequence ATGAGCAACCGCACCATCGGGTACATCGTCGGGAGCATCTCGTCGACGTCGATCAACCGGCGCCTGGCCGAGGCGCTCGCGCGTCTTGCCCCGGAGGGCACGACCCTCGTCGAGATCCCGATCAAGGACCTGCCGTTCTATTCGCCCGACCACGACGCCGACTACCCCGAGGTCGCCCGCGACTTCAAGCAGGCCCTCGCCGACGTCGACGGCGTCATCATCGTCACCCCCGAGTACAGCCGCTCCATCCCCGGCGTGCTGAAGAACGCCCTCGACTGGGCGGCGCGCCCCTGGGGCCAGAACTCGTTCGACGGCAAGCCCACCGCCGTCATCGGCACCTCGCAGGGCGGCATCGCCACCGCTGCGGGCCAGCAGCACCTGAAGGCCATCCTCAGCCACTTCAACGCCCCGTCGCTCGGACAGCCCGAGGGCTACATCCAGACCACCCCGGGTCTGTTCACCGACTCGGGTGAGGTCACCAACGACGAGACCGCCGCGTTCCTCGTCGGCTACCTCGAGGCGTTCAACGCCCTCGTCGACCGCTACGCGCACGAGCTCGTCAGCGCCTGA
- a CDS encoding dihydrofolate reductase family protein: protein MTGRIIIDLFVSLDGVAQAPGAPDEDRSGDFPYGGWQEPVMGEIEGREIARGIDEMDALVLGRRTYDIFAAYWPHHVEGDGAGRIGRKFAAIPKYVASRGAPALAWEGSTLLGDDAVAGVIALREVHESIHVIGSVDFVQSLLAAEAFDELRLYTYPVVIGRGKRVFPEGASPATLALLGDPIVSEKGAVLLRYAPAGPLRTGEMGD from the coding sequence GTGACCGGACGCATCATCATCGACCTGTTCGTCTCGCTGGACGGTGTCGCCCAGGCGCCGGGGGCGCCCGATGAAGACCGATCGGGCGACTTCCCCTACGGCGGCTGGCAGGAGCCCGTGATGGGCGAGATCGAGGGGCGCGAGATCGCCCGCGGCATCGACGAGATGGACGCGCTCGTGCTCGGGCGGCGCACGTACGACATCTTCGCCGCCTACTGGCCGCACCACGTCGAGGGCGACGGCGCCGGCCGCATCGGCCGGAAGTTCGCCGCGATCCCGAAGTACGTCGCGTCCCGGGGCGCCCCCGCGCTCGCCTGGGAGGGCTCGACGCTTCTGGGTGACGATGCGGTGGCGGGCGTCATCGCGCTCCGCGAGGTGCACGAGAGCATCCACGTCATCGGGAGCGTCGACTTCGTGCAGTCCCTCCTCGCCGCGGAGGCGTTCGACGAGCTCCGGCTCTACACCTACCCGGTGGTGATCGGTCGGGGCAAGCGGGTGTTCCCCGAGGGGGCGTCGCCCGCGACGCTCGCGCTGCTCGGCGATCCGATCGTGTCCGAGAAGGGGGCCGTGCTGCTTCGCTACGCCCCCGCCGGCCCGCTCCGCACGGGAGAGATGGGCGACTGA
- a CDS encoding glucose-6-phosphate dehydrogenase, which yields MSAAEKTATDLTTLIILGASGDLTSRLLLPALGQLLTREPDRRIHLRGAGMDDWDDDHWREVVKASFATTGSEKAFPSVAATTYTKADITDPADLTALMSGNDGRVALYFAVPPAITERACKALTGLEVPEGLILAIEKPFGSDEKTARALNETVAKIVPESQVFRIDHFLGRSTTLNILGARLANRVLEPVWSAEHIESIFIGYDETLGLEGRAGYYDHAGALVDMIQSHLLQVLAIVAMEPPASLSEIDFREATGAVLRATDVWQDDPVASSHRARYTAGVVQARPLPSYVDEPGVDAARDTETLAQVVFEVRNARWQGVPFTLRSGKALDDAEREVIVRFKPVRHLPDGLTGSTEPTVLRFALGPDRMTLELNVSGDGNAFELERAPLIADLGEGTLKAYAEVLSGILDGDAMLAVRGDAAEQCWRIVQPVLDAWRSGEVPLDEYPAGTDGPAAWPRP from the coding sequence ATGAGCGCTGCGGAGAAGACGGCCACCGACCTGACCACGCTGATCATCCTCGGGGCCTCCGGAGATCTCACCTCGAGGCTCCTCCTCCCCGCCCTCGGGCAGCTGCTCACCCGTGAGCCCGACCGCCGGATCCACCTCCGCGGCGCGGGAATGGATGACTGGGATGACGACCACTGGCGCGAGGTCGTGAAGGCGTCGTTCGCCACGACCGGATCGGAGAAGGCCTTCCCCTCGGTGGCGGCGACGACCTATACGAAAGCCGACATCACCGACCCCGCCGACCTCACCGCGCTCATGAGCGGCAACGACGGCCGGGTCGCGCTGTACTTCGCCGTGCCGCCGGCGATCACCGAGCGCGCGTGCAAGGCGCTGACCGGGCTGGAGGTTCCCGAGGGCCTCATCCTCGCGATCGAGAAGCCGTTCGGCAGCGATGAGAAGACCGCCCGCGCCCTGAACGAGACCGTCGCGAAGATCGTCCCCGAGTCGCAGGTCTTCCGCATCGACCACTTCCTCGGCCGCTCGACGACCCTGAACATCCTCGGCGCGCGCCTGGCGAACCGGGTGCTCGAGCCGGTGTGGTCGGCCGAGCACATCGAGTCGATCTTCATCGGCTACGACGAGACCCTCGGGCTCGAGGGCAGGGCCGGGTACTACGACCACGCCGGCGCGCTGGTGGACATGATCCAGAGCCACCTCCTGCAGGTGCTCGCGATCGTCGCGATGGAGCCCCCGGCGTCACTGTCGGAGATCGACTTCCGCGAGGCGACCGGCGCGGTCCTCCGCGCCACCGACGTCTGGCAGGACGATCCGGTGGCCTCCTCGCACCGCGCGCGATACACCGCCGGCGTCGTGCAGGCGCGCCCGCTGCCGTCGTATGTCGATGAGCCGGGGGTGGATGCCGCGCGCGACACCGAGACGCTCGCCCAGGTCGTCTTCGAGGTGCGCAACGCCCGCTGGCAGGGAGTGCCCTTCACCCTGCGGTCGGGGAAGGCGCTGGATGACGCCGAGCGCGAGGTCATCGTGCGGTTCAAGCCGGTGCGCCACCTGCCCGACGGTCTCACCGGGAGCACGGAACCCACCGTGCTCCGCTTCGCGCTGGGTCCCGACCGGATGACGCTCGAGCTGAACGTCAGCGGAGACGGCAACGCCTTCGAACTCGAACGCGCCCCGCTCATCGCCGACCTCGGCGAGGGGACTCTCAAGGCCTATGCCGAGGTGCTGTCGGGAATCCTCGACGGCGATGCGATGCTCGCCGTCCGCGGCGACGCGGCCGAGCAGTGCTGGCGGATCGTGCAGCCCGTGCTCGACGCGTGGCGCAGCGGCGAGGTGCCGCTGGACGAGTACCCCGCCGGCACCGACGGTCCCGCGGCGTGGCCGCGGCCCTAG
- a CDS encoding type III polyketide synthase has translation MVARILSIGTAVPATALAQSDVRDFFVRQPGVDRLTGRLIGAAFDAAAIDRRHTVLHEFGSVGEAAAPAAPGGGFISAAGALNRPSTGDRNAAYTALAPELSARAARAALEDGGVAASDVSHVVTVSCTGFFAPGPDYRLVRDLGLSTTVERYHLGFIGCAAALPGLRAAARICAAQPEAVVLVVCTELCSLHIRASDDPQQIVAASVFADGSAAAIVTARADLAAGVPGATLELDRFATTLTSEGESDMVWTIGDEGFLMTLSAEVPRIIGREIRNAVGGFLGGEQPTTWAVHPGGRSVLDRVEQGLELSDTALDTSRAVLRDYGNMSSATILFILERLLQSDLGEGDRVAALAFGPGLTVESALLTARTGGHA, from the coding sequence ATGGTCGCACGCATCCTCTCCATCGGCACGGCGGTTCCCGCCACCGCGCTCGCCCAGAGCGATGTGCGCGACTTCTTCGTCCGGCAGCCCGGCGTCGACCGGCTCACCGGCCGGCTGATCGGCGCCGCCTTCGACGCCGCGGCGATCGATCGCCGGCACACCGTGCTGCACGAGTTCGGGTCGGTCGGAGAAGCGGCCGCGCCGGCCGCGCCCGGCGGCGGGTTCATCAGCGCCGCAGGAGCCCTCAACCGGCCGTCGACGGGCGACCGCAACGCCGCCTACACGGCGCTCGCACCCGAACTCTCCGCGCGGGCCGCACGCGCCGCGCTCGAGGACGGCGGGGTCGCGGCATCCGATGTCTCCCATGTCGTGACCGTCTCCTGCACGGGCTTCTTCGCGCCGGGCCCGGACTACCGGCTCGTCCGCGATCTGGGACTGAGCACAACCGTCGAGCGGTATCACCTCGGGTTCATCGGTTGTGCGGCGGCGCTTCCGGGGCTTCGTGCGGCCGCGCGGATCTGCGCGGCCCAGCCGGAGGCCGTCGTGCTGGTCGTATGCACCGAGCTCTGCTCGCTGCACATCCGCGCCTCGGACGACCCGCAGCAGATCGTGGCCGCGTCGGTGTTCGCCGATGGATCGGCCGCAGCGATCGTCACTGCCCGCGCTGATCTGGCGGCCGGGGTACCCGGCGCGACGCTCGAGCTCGACCGCTTCGCCACGACGCTGACCAGTGAGGGCGAGTCCGACATGGTCTGGACGATCGGCGACGAGGGCTTCCTCATGACCCTCTCGGCCGAAGTCCCCCGCATCATCGGTCGCGAGATCCGGAACGCCGTCGGGGGATTCCTCGGCGGCGAACAGCCGACGACGTGGGCCGTGCACCCGGGCGGTCGAAGCGTGCTCGACCGGGTCGAGCAGGGTCTCGAGCTCTCGGATACCGCGCTCGACACGTCGCGGGCGGTGCTGCGTGACTACGGCAACATGTCGAGCGCGACGATCCTGTTCATCCTCGAGCGGTTGCTGCAGAGCGATCTGGGCGAGGGCGACCGCGTCGCCGCGCTCGCCTTCGGCCCGGGATTGACCGTGGAATCGGCTCTGCTCACCGCGCGCACCGGCGGGCACGCGTGA
- a CDS encoding TetR/AcrR family transcriptional regulator — MTPPSPASDFTRQRILDAAVACFARDGFACSVRTIAAEAGVSAALVIHHFTDKAGLRRACDAAALHAVTHKGSPDDEASRRSAAEHLTPHVRYIARTLIEGGDGAAAVFDALVASSDRVLDTEGMVADASAAAREDARVALTAYSLAPLLLGGLIARRFEREEVDADVLLRLHSGLAAIGPLLVRGVRP, encoded by the coding sequence GTGACACCTCCCTCCCCGGCTTCCGACTTCACGCGCCAGCGCATCCTCGATGCCGCGGTGGCGTGCTTCGCCCGCGACGGGTTCGCCTGCTCCGTCCGCACGATCGCCGCCGAGGCGGGCGTGAGCGCGGCGCTGGTCATCCACCACTTCACCGACAAAGCCGGCCTTCGTCGCGCCTGCGACGCCGCCGCGCTCCACGCCGTGACCCACAAGGGCTCACCCGATGACGAGGCGAGCCGCCGGTCCGCGGCGGAACACCTGACGCCTCACGTCCGCTACATCGCACGCACGTTGATCGAAGGCGGCGACGGCGCAGCCGCGGTGTTCGACGCGCTCGTCGCGTCGTCCGATCGCGTCCTCGACACCGAGGGGATGGTCGCCGACGCCTCAGCGGCGGCGCGAGAGGACGCCCGCGTCGCGCTCACCGCCTATTCGCTCGCCCCCCTTCTCCTCGGCGGCCTCATCGCCCGCCGCTTCGAACGAGAAGAGGTCGACGCCGACGTGCTCCTGCGCCTCCACAGCGGCCTGGCGGCCATCGGCCCCCTCCTCGTCCGCGGGGTTCGACCGTGA
- a CDS encoding MFS transporter, translated as MSQSVAADTAAKGSLWRDRNFLTMWTGQAFSQFGSQITELAIPVLAVILLQATEWEVGVLNAANVAAFLIVGLPAGAWIDRMRKRHVMIWADLVRALALGSLPLLWFAGILEIWHLIAVALVMGVATVFFDVSYQSLIPSLVRPDQIAEANGKLEATHQVAGLAGPAVGGWLVGVLAAPVAILATVATYLASFVALLFTRDHEPPHERESRRPLHREIGEGLGWVFGNPLLRRIVCTTGTANFFGTIATTLLPIFVLRELGLSPEMLGIVFSLSAVGGLLGAIATPHIVKLIGEARAIPISAIIFCLVPFFLPAISLVPELAFPLLVIQFFALSFSVLLYNITQVTFRQRITPARLLGRMNASIRFVVWGVMPIAALVAGALGTWIGTVPTLWIAAAGELLSCLFVVIGPFWGMRELPDAHADA; from the coding sequence ATGTCTCAATCAGTCGCGGCCGACACCGCAGCGAAAGGATCGCTCTGGCGCGACCGCAACTTCCTCACGATGTGGACCGGCCAGGCGTTCAGCCAGTTCGGCTCGCAGATCACCGAGCTCGCGATTCCGGTGCTCGCCGTCATCCTGCTGCAGGCGACCGAGTGGGAGGTCGGCGTCCTGAACGCCGCCAACGTCGCCGCCTTCCTCATCGTCGGCCTGCCCGCCGGCGCCTGGATCGATCGGATGCGAAAGCGCCACGTCATGATCTGGGCTGACCTCGTCCGAGCGCTCGCGCTCGGCTCGCTGCCGCTGCTCTGGTTCGCCGGGATCCTGGAGATCTGGCACCTCATCGCCGTGGCGCTTGTGATGGGTGTCGCCACCGTCTTCTTCGACGTGTCGTACCAGAGCCTCATCCCCTCGCTCGTGCGGCCGGACCAGATCGCCGAGGCCAACGGCAAGCTCGAAGCGACCCATCAGGTCGCCGGGCTCGCGGGGCCGGCGGTGGGCGGCTGGCTCGTGGGCGTGCTCGCCGCCCCCGTCGCGATCCTCGCCACCGTGGCCACCTACCTCGCCTCCTTCGTCGCCCTGCTGTTCACCCGCGACCACGAACCGCCCCACGAGCGCGAGAGCCGCCGTCCGTTGCACCGCGAGATCGGCGAGGGGCTCGGCTGGGTGTTCGGCAATCCGCTGCTCCGCCGCATCGTCTGCACGACCGGCACCGCGAACTTCTTCGGCACGATCGCCACGACACTGCTGCCGATCTTCGTGCTGCGCGAGCTCGGTCTCTCCCCCGAGATGCTCGGCATCGTGTTCTCGCTCTCGGCCGTCGGGGGCCTCCTCGGCGCCATCGCGACGCCGCACATCGTGAAGCTCATCGGCGAGGCGCGCGCCATCCCGATCAGCGCCATCATCTTCTGCCTGGTGCCGTTCTTCCTCCCCGCGATCTCGCTCGTCCCCGAGCTCGCCTTCCCCCTGCTGGTCATCCAGTTCTTCGCGCTGAGCTTCTCGGTGCTGCTGTACAACATCACGCAGGTCACATTCCGGCAGCGCATCACCCCCGCGCGCCTGCTCGGGCGGATGAATGCCTCGATCCGCTTCGTCGTCTGGGGCGTGATGCCGATCGCCGCACTCGTCGCCGGCGCCCTCGGCACCTGGATCGGCACAGTGCCGACCCTGTGGATCGCCGCAGCCGGCGAACTGCTGTCGTGCCTGTTCGTGGTGATCGGCCCCTTCTGGGGGATGCGGGAGCTGCCCGACGCGCACGCAGACGCCTAG
- a CDS encoding VOC family protein: protein MFTTDHAFPGFSVDDIEAARRFYGDTLGMTVSDNDMGFLVLDFASGGRVLIYDKPNHEPASFTILNFPVRDLSAAVDDLNARGVNTKIYSDDEFPTDHRGIVHATDNGPDIAWFRDPAGNVLAVFQDDDLPG from the coding sequence ATGTTCACCACCGACCACGCTTTCCCCGGCTTCAGCGTCGACGACATCGAGGCGGCACGCCGCTTCTACGGCGACACGCTGGGCATGACCGTCTCCGACAACGACATGGGCTTCCTCGTGCTCGACTTCGCCTCGGGCGGTCGTGTGCTGATCTACGACAAGCCGAATCACGAGCCGGCGAGCTTCACCATCCTGAACTTCCCGGTGCGAGACCTCAGCGCCGCGGTCGACGACCTGAACGCGCGCGGGGTGAACACGAAGATCTACTCCGACGACGAGTTCCCCACCGATCACCGCGGCATCGTCCACGCCACCGACAACGGGCCCGACATCGCCTGGTTCCGAGACCCGGCCGGCAACGTGCTCGCCGTCTTCCAGGACGACGATCTGCCCGGATGA